One window of the Spirochaetia bacterium 38H-sp genome contains the following:
- a CDS encoding sigma-54 dependent transcriptional regulator, with amino-acid sequence MIKIVLVTKKEDLAYYLKNCLEENYSFFIAKDIEALKETSQENNPDIIFFHVENETEKDQLLTLLSNQETTQVAVISPITDSSFIVFCMENGAIDFINNPETDRIKETIKKALKKKLYNTKIIANSLTEKIIGTSDAITRLKEYLPMLAQVTETVLISGESGTGKELVARTIHKISPRKEFPFVAVNCGALPASIIESEMFGTEAGAYTDAKNRPGFFEQANGGTLFLDEIGELPLDLQVKFLRVLEEKQISRLGGHRVIPIDIRIICATNKNLKEEVKNRNFREDLYYRINILKVDLPPLRNRKEDIVLLTLFFLKEMEKEYGKIEINEKAIERLNAHDWPGNIRELKNIVSRAVIDSKMKGRKIILPDSIIFD; translated from the coding sequence ATGATAAAAATTGTTCTTGTTACAAAAAAGGAGGATCTCGCTTATTATTTAAAAAATTGTCTTGAAGAAAACTATAGTTTTTTTATTGCAAAGGATATTGAAGCACTCAAAGAAACGTCACAGGAAAATAATCCTGATATCATTTTTTTTCATGTGGAAAATGAAACAGAAAAAGATCAGCTTTTAACTCTGCTTTCTAACCAAGAAACAACACAAGTAGCAGTAATATCCCCTATTACGGATTCTTCTTTTATTGTCTTCTGCATGGAAAATGGTGCAATAGATTTTATAAATAATCCAGAAACAGATAGGATAAAAGAAACAATAAAAAAGGCTCTGAAAAAAAAGTTATACAACACTAAGATAATTGCAAATTCTCTGACAGAAAAAATAATAGGGACTAGTGATGCAATAACAAGATTAAAGGAGTATCTTCCTATGCTTGCACAGGTTACGGAAACAGTTCTTATAAGCGGAGAAAGTGGAACAGGAAAAGAATTGGTCGCAAGAACTATTCACAAGATTTCTCCAAGAAAAGAGTTTCCTTTCGTAGCAGTTAACTGTGGAGCGTTGCCTGCAAGTATCATTGAGTCGGAGATGTTTGGTACGGAGGCAGGTGCGTATACAGATGCAAAAAACAGACCAGGATTTTTCGAACAAGCAAATGGGGGAACTCTATTTCTGGATGAAATAGGAGAACTTCCTTTGGATTTACAGGTTAAATTTCTCAGAGTACTGGAAGAAAAACAAATATCCCGTCTCGGAGGGCATAGGGTAATTCCAATTGATATAAGAATCATATGTGCTACCAATAAAAATCTCAAAGAAGAAGTAAAAAACAGAAATTTTAGAGAAGATTTATATTACAGGATAAACATATTAAAAGTGGATCTTCCTCCACTTAGAAACAGAAAAGAAGATATTGTTTTGCTTACTCTATTTTTTCTTAAAGAGATGGAAAAGGAATATGGTAAAATAGAAATCAACGAAAAAGCCATAGAAAGGTTAAACGCTCACGATTGGCCTGGAAACATAAGAGAATTGAAAAATATTGTATCCCGTGCTGTAATAGATAGCAAAATGAAAGGCAGAAAAATAATTCTGCCAGATTCCATTATTTTCGATTAA
- a CDS encoding secondary thiamine-phosphate synthase enzyme YjbQ, giving the protein MKIVNIRTQSRVEMKNITSHVRNFLREKNIKDGAIIIYSPHTTAGITINEAADPDVIKDMTKELNKIIPFEDQYAHIEGNSAAHIKTSLIGPSVIVPVTSGQLTLGTWQGIFFCEFDGPRNRQFYIKALQG; this is encoded by the coding sequence ATGAAAATCGTTAACATCCGGACACAATCCAGAGTTGAAATGAAAAATATAACGTCTCACGTTAGAAATTTTCTTAGAGAAAAAAATATAAAAGACGGCGCTATTATCATTTACAGCCCTCACACTACTGCAGGAATAACAATAAATGAAGCAGCAGACCCTGATGTAATAAAAGATATGACAAAAGAGCTAAATAAAATCATTCCTTTTGAAGATCAATATGCTCATATAGAAGGTAATTCTGCCGCTCATATAAAAACAAGCTTGATAGGACCTTCTGTGATTGTTCCCGTAACAAGTGGACAACTCACTTTAGGAACGTGGCAGGGAATATTTTTTTGTGAGTTTGACGGCCCTAGAAACCGACAATTTTATATAAAGGCATTACAGGGGTAA
- a CDS encoding WecB/TagA/CpsF family glycosyltransferase: MAKDIWNYKTRIKLLGIPVDDIEEENIEKCFENFILDKKINHIIFIKLKHCFKARRSKKYRKVLESADLILPLDRAIVWGIKRLKQKPPVRYMPFDFIIKLLHFTEKKKGSLYLLGESPKDILKIENNIKTTFPNLRIVGKHHGKVPASSMEKLLTAIKKASPDVLIIGSGIKKPEYWILENKEYLPPSIVISSPETMKIFSGKKKDYRKNFYAKKPPLMNIIVNPFKILKIFYYLYFALFVLFYRLLGKQ, from the coding sequence ATGGCAAAAGATATATGGAATTATAAAACAAGAATAAAACTGTTAGGAATTCCCGTTGACGATATAGAAGAAGAGAACATTGAAAAATGCTTTGAAAATTTTATATTGGACAAAAAAATCAATCATATAATATTTATAAAATTAAAACATTGTTTTAAAGCAAGAAGATCAAAAAAATACAGAAAAGTCCTGGAATCTGCAGATCTTATTCTTCCATTAGATAGAGCTATAGTATGGGGAATAAAACGACTAAAACAAAAGCCCCCAGTAAGATATATGCCATTTGATTTTATAATAAAATTACTGCATTTTACAGAAAAGAAAAAAGGTAGCCTGTATTTGCTTGGAGAATCTCCCAAAGACATATTAAAAATAGAAAATAATATTAAAACAACATTTCCCAACCTGAGAATTGTGGGAAAACATCACGGCAAGGTGCCTGCTTCTTCTATGGAAAAACTGCTTACCGCAATAAAAAAAGCATCTCCAGATGTCCTGATAATAGGTTCTGGAATAAAAAAACCGGAATACTGGATTTTAGAAAATAAGGAGTACCTTCCTCCATCTATAGTTATATCTTCTCCGGAAACAATGAAAATATTTTCCGGAAAGAAAAAAGACTATAGAAAAAATTTTTATGCAAAAAAGCCACCTTTAATGAACATAATAGTCAACCCTTTTAAAATCTTAAAAATATTTTATTATCTTTATTTTGCGTTGTTTGTATTATTTTATAGATTATTGGGAAAACAATGA
- a CDS encoding SDR family oxidoreductase, whose translation MSHNIKKKKAMIIGGSGGIGKHISLTLAKLGVNLIIHGGKDRDKLNTTLKECKKHTTEVSGFLAEISREKEFIERCVSFMPVDILIISAGPVLYKEIAETTEDEWDFIVKANFTLPSIIISKALKGMIENGYGRIILMGGNNTDHIRGYKRIAAYSAAKTALGVIAKSIANSYSKYNISCNILCPGVVLTEYQDKSSLPFSVKVENHFFTDGEDIAEIVADIVKKEKPVLNGAIISVDKGFRP comes from the coding sequence ATGTCGCATAATATCAAAAAAAAGAAAGCTATGATAATAGGTGGAAGCGGAGGTATAGGAAAACATATATCTCTAACATTGGCAAAATTGGGAGTAAACCTAATTATTCACGGGGGAAAGGACAGAGACAAACTCAATACTACGCTAAAAGAATGCAAAAAACATACTACAGAGGTATCTGGATTTCTTGCAGAAATATCGAGAGAAAAAGAATTCATTGAAAGATGTGTTTCTTTTATGCCTGTAGATATTCTCATCATATCGGCTGGACCTGTTTTATATAAAGAAATAGCTGAAACAACAGAAGATGAGTGGGATTTTATCGTAAAAGCCAATTTTACACTGCCGTCAATTATTATAAGCAAAGCTCTTAAAGGAATGATAGAAAATGGATATGGAAGAATAATCCTAATGGGAGGTAACAATACAGATCATATAAGAGGATACAAACGTATTGCTGCATATTCTGCGGCAAAGACAGCACTTGGAGTTATTGCCAAATCTATTGCTAACAGCTATTCAAAATATAATATAAGTTGTAACATTTTGTGCCCAGGAGTTGTTCTTACGGAATATCAGGATAAGAGTTCTTTACCCTTTTCCGTTAAGGTAGAGAATCATTTTTTTACAGATGGAGAAGATATTGCAGAAATAGTTGCAGATATCGTAAAAAAAGAAAAACCTGTGTTAAACGGAGCAATAATTTCTGTCGATAAAGGATTTAGACCTTAA
- a CDS encoding STAS domain-containing protein has product MTNNDIIPGFDEEKDESLKIRLQKVDNVDGCIILYLNGYIDTYNSNFFQKRVSKVIEHGYVRIIFHCGGLNYVSSTGIGSFTAFLKAVKTRNGDIVLLEIQPKVYEVFQLLGFSQFFTIKDSLDDAVAHFSETGKKPQEEIFPKIFKCPICSKKLKATRPGRFRCSECKTILAIDNSGQVFLG; this is encoded by the coding sequence ATGACAAACAACGATATAATTCCCGGATTTGATGAAGAAAAAGACGAAAGCCTTAAGATTCGCCTACAAAAAGTGGATAATGTGGACGGCTGCATAATACTTTATCTCAATGGTTATATAGATACGTATAATTCTAATTTCTTCCAAAAAAGAGTAAGTAAGGTAATAGAACACGGTTACGTCAGGATAATATTTCACTGTGGTGGTCTTAATTATGTATCAAGTACTGGTATTGGCTCTTTTACAGCCTTTCTTAAAGCTGTAAAAACACGTAACGGTGATATTGTTCTTCTTGAAATTCAACCTAAGGTCTACGAGGTTTTTCAGCTTTTGGGATTTTCTCAGTTTTTTACTATCAAGGATTCTCTCGATGATGCAGTAGCCCATTTTTCGGAAACAGGGAAAAAACCTCAGGAAGAGATTTTTCCAAAAATTTTCAAATGTCCTATATGTTCCAAGAAACTCAAGGCTACCAGACCGGGCCGATTCAGATGTTCGGAATGTAAGACTATCCTTGCCATTGATAACAGTGGCCAGGTCTTTTTGGGTTAG